The proteins below are encoded in one region of Haloarcula marismortui ATCC 43049:
- a CDS encoding halocyanin domain-containing protein, with the protein MDESSDDTPSPEATPANTSVETEGPPSVDEFLSETDNYDSIVDKTGSDSVTVDVGIEANGAYFGFSPAAIRVDSGTVVTWEWTGQGSTHNVVAQHGTDFASEQKSQEGATYTQTFDEAKTVLYVCVPHEGVGMKGAIVVE; encoded by the coding sequence ATGGACGAATCGAGTGACGACACGCCGTCTCCGGAAGCGACACCCGCTAACACGTCTGTGGAGACCGAAGGGCCACCATCTGTCGACGAATTCCTCTCGGAGACGGACAACTACGACAGCATCGTCGACAAGACTGGTTCTGACTCCGTCACGGTCGACGTTGGTATTGAGGCCAACGGCGCGTATTTCGGCTTTAGTCCGGCAGCGATTCGCGTCGACAGCGGGACGGTGGTCACCTGGGAGTGGACGGGCCAAGGAAGTACTCACAACGTCGTCGCACAGCACGGTACCGATTTCGCGAGTGAGCAAAAGTCACAGGAGGGCGCGACGTATACACAGACCTTCGACGAAGCCAAGACGGTGCTGTACGTCTGTGTCCCGCATGAGGGCGTCGGTATGAAAGGCGCTATTGTCGTCGAATAA
- a CDS encoding carbohydrate ABC transporter permease — protein MATDTKPKRGVGRALLAGVERIHETLDSYGLVPTVTNGIALLFVIWTLFPVYWMVSGSLRTRSDLLATPPKLVSTALTVGNYPELFAQRPAFYEFLFNSVVVTVGSTALAVLLGTAATYGFVNYEFPYDLGRFHLPFLVLTTRFLPPIVTVIPLYVIFDTANLLNTRLGLVLAYAAFNIPFVVWMLKGFFAELPDSIVEAAVLDGHTELGAFFKIVLPMVRPGLIAATIFTVINAWNELLFAVILTSNTEAQTLPVALATFKTAYAIQWELLTVAGTIAMAPVLLFAFLVREKLLRGFTMGAVR, from the coding sequence ATGGCGACCGACACGAAACCGAAACGGGGCGTCGGCAGGGCGCTGCTTGCTGGCGTCGAGCGCATCCACGAAACGCTCGACAGCTACGGGCTCGTCCCGACCGTGACGAACGGCATCGCCCTGCTGTTCGTCATCTGGACGCTGTTTCCGGTGTACTGGATGGTGTCCGGATCGCTCCGGACCCGAAGTGACCTGCTCGCAACGCCGCCGAAGCTGGTCTCGACGGCGCTCACGGTCGGGAACTACCCCGAGCTGTTCGCCCAGCGTCCGGCGTTCTACGAGTTCCTGTTCAACAGCGTTGTCGTGACGGTCGGCTCGACCGCCCTCGCAGTGTTGCTCGGGACCGCAGCGACCTACGGGTTCGTGAACTACGAGTTCCCGTACGACCTTGGTCGATTCCACCTGCCCTTCCTCGTGTTGACGACGCGCTTTCTGCCGCCCATCGTGACGGTGATTCCGCTGTACGTCATCTTCGATACCGCGAACCTGCTCAACACGCGGCTGGGCCTCGTGCTCGCCTACGCCGCGTTCAACATCCCCTTCGTCGTCTGGATGCTGAAGGGCTTTTTCGCCGAGCTCCCGGACAGCATCGTCGAAGCCGCCGTTCTCGACGGGCACACGGAACTCGGCGCGTTCTTCAAGATCGTGTTGCCGATGGTGCGCCCGGGGCTGATCGCGGCGACCATCTTCACCGTCATCAACGCCTGGAACGAGTTGCTGTTTGCGGTCATTCTTACGAGCAACACCGAGGCACAGACCCTCCCCGTCGCACTTGCGACGTTCAAGACGGCCTACGCGATTCAGTGGGAGCTGCTGACCGTGGCGGGGACGATTGCGATGGCCCCCGTTTTGCTGTTCGCGTTCCTCGTCCGGGAGAAACTGCTCCGTGGGTTCACGATGGGGGCGGTCCGATGA
- a CDS encoding IS5-like element ISHma13 family transposase has translation MKVLPKSQILRFTEKAIHLARRAVSRYSSKFSNHRYTLPQHVVLLCLKVRKNTTYRGLLDELIEMPRIRHALGLSELPTPSTLCKAFSRLDMAVWRVILTLSATLLPTSGIVGVDASGFDRSHASKHYTKRAELTIQQLKVTLLADAKVNAILDLHVTTTRKHDSQIAPSLIKRNPDDIDILLGDKGYDDQKIRRLARYHEVRPLIKHRESTSLHKAWNARLDANLYGQRSQSETVNSTLKRKYGAFVRSRRWWKQFRELTIACLVHNVDRSL, from the coding sequence ATGAAGGTCCTCCCGAAGTCGCAGATTCTCCGGTTTACTGAGAAGGCAATCCATCTGGCACGGCGAGCGGTCTCTCGATACTCCTCGAAATTCTCCAACCATCGCTACACACTTCCCCAGCACGTTGTTTTACTGTGTCTCAAAGTCCGGAAGAACACGACCTACCGTGGCCTGCTTGACGAATTAATCGAGATGCCACGCATTCGTCACGCTCTCGGGCTATCCGAACTTCCTACGCCATCAACGCTTTGTAAGGCGTTCAGTCGGCTTGATATGGCAGTGTGGCGTGTTATATTGACTCTCTCAGCCACGCTACTTCCGACGAGCGGCATTGTTGGAGTTGATGCATCAGGATTTGACCGCAGTCACGCCTCGAAACACTACACGAAACGCGCTGAACTCACGATTCAGCAGCTCAAAGTGACACTGCTGGCCGATGCGAAGGTGAACGCAATCCTTGATCTCCACGTGACAACGACACGAAAACACGATAGCCAGATTGCACCGTCGTTGATCAAACGCAATCCCGATGATATTGATATTCTGCTTGGTGACAAAGGGTACGACGACCAGAAGATCAGACGACTTGCCCGTTACCACGAGGTTCGACCACTGATCAAGCATCGTGAGTCCACATCGCTCCACAAGGCATGGAACGCGCGCTTAGACGCCAATCTCTACGGTCAGCGGAGTCAATCTGAGACTGTGAACTCCACGCTCAAGCGGAAGTACGGTGCGTTCGTCCGATCACGACGCTGGTGGAAACAGTTCCGTGAACTCACTATCGCCTGTCTCGTTCATAATGTAGACCGGTCACTCTGA
- a CDS encoding helix-turn-helix domain-containing protein, with protein sequence MAILKARVKYPEKPASKLRDILEEEFDISLSHNRVNEILNEMRDEDVFSMRAIPNQNIFEYYIFQVAFHYSNFDENWERCYKRLLDDPHVMFFASADDYHEWQFIAQFASPEQSEAWRHDFVREYGDFIAQIDKTAFPTVHKFETAAAVFNDLLRDMGGEEYLGDGEQETGEHEETDRVSVNQ encoded by the coding sequence GTGGCTATTCTCAAGGCTAGAGTGAAATATCCCGAGAAACCTGCCAGTAAACTTCGTGATATCTTGGAAGAAGAGTTTGATATCTCACTCTCTCACAATCGCGTGAACGAGATCCTAAACGAGATGCGCGACGAGGATGTGTTCTCGATGCGTGCAATCCCAAATCAGAACATCTTCGAATACTATATCTTTCAGGTTGCCTTTCATTATTCGAATTTTGATGAGAACTGGGAGCGTTGCTACAAACGATTGCTCGACGACCCGCACGTGATGTTCTTTGCCAGCGCGGACGACTACCACGAGTGGCAGTTCATCGCGCAATTCGCATCACCAGAGCAGAGTGAGGCGTGGCGTCACGACTTCGTCAGGGAGTACGGCGACTTCATCGCACAGATAGACAAAACGGCATTCCCGACGGTCCATAAGTTCGAGACGGCAGCAGCTGTCTTCAACGACCTGCTGCGAGATATGGGCGGTGAGGAGTATCTTGGGGACGGAGAGCAGGAGACTGGCGAGCATGAGGAGACTGACCGCGTCTCGGTAAATCAGTAA
- a CDS encoding extracellular solute-binding protein — MTRNSTTSQGEAQQTRRRFITAAGAAGATAFAGCIGDSSGGSGTQTITLAVSSGDGELIKRLLKNHVESEVGVTTETTILPNANLFEKLSTMFQSEKATYDIVAMDDPWMPQFARHLAPVRDHVDSLPTDQIIQQTLDIGTWPTPGEAVPPNAQDAEPELKALCAVGNSHIFVVNERLYSEVGEDLPETWEDVYRAGQKISEQVDGAEGYAMRGKSGNPIMSSYFSVGMSMAGNMFDENWGYDWADDSGIEAAAFFLNDLGSISPDGVASFDNSQVLSGLADGSIAAAPQWPSGTSLLLNEDKATEYENITFLPIPEGTKRAAPVQGNWLLGINSYADAETKSAAGDVLQSFVSKQAQEQYVDLGGVPFRHDTFEEKMDAQPWFEALYGSLQNAKPRPRTPLWSEIETAQGQPLNAALVDNMSVEEAMTEAESQIESILDENGY; from the coding sequence ATGACACGGAACAGCACCACATCGCAGGGTGAGGCCCAACAGACGCGGCGACGGTTCATCACCGCTGCAGGTGCGGCGGGGGCGACGGCATTCGCGGGGTGTATCGGCGATTCAAGCGGTGGGTCGGGGACCCAGACGATCACACTCGCTGTGTCCAGCGGTGACGGGGAGCTGATCAAGCGATTGCTGAAGAACCACGTCGAATCGGAAGTCGGCGTGACGACGGAGACAACGATTCTCCCGAACGCGAACCTCTTTGAAAAACTCTCGACGATGTTTCAAAGCGAGAAGGCGACTTACGACATCGTCGCCATGGACGATCCGTGGATGCCACAGTTCGCGCGGCATCTCGCGCCGGTCCGGGACCACGTCGACTCGCTGCCGACCGACCAGATCATTCAGCAGACCCTCGACATCGGGACCTGGCCGACGCCCGGTGAGGCAGTCCCGCCGAACGCACAGGACGCTGAACCGGAACTGAAAGCGCTGTGTGCGGTGGGGAATTCACACATCTTCGTCGTTAACGAGCGGTTGTACTCGGAGGTCGGCGAGGATCTGCCCGAGACGTGGGAAGATGTCTACCGCGCTGGACAAAAAATCTCTGAGCAGGTCGATGGTGCGGAAGGGTACGCCATGCGTGGCAAGAGCGGGAACCCCATCATGTCCTCGTATTTCAGCGTTGGCATGAGCATGGCTGGGAATATGTTTGACGAGAACTGGGGCTACGACTGGGCCGACGACAGCGGTATCGAGGCAGCCGCGTTCTTCCTCAACGATCTCGGTTCTATCAGCCCAGACGGGGTCGCCTCCTTTGATAACAGCCAGGTGCTCTCGGGACTGGCTGACGGAAGTATCGCTGCGGCCCCACAGTGGCCCTCCGGGACCTCGCTCCTGTTGAACGAGGACAAGGCGACTGAGTACGAGAACATCACGTTCCTGCCGATCCCAGAGGGTACAAAGCGGGCGGCCCCTGTCCAGGGGAACTGGTTGCTTGGCATCAATAGTTACGCCGATGCGGAGACGAAAAGCGCCGCCGGCGACGTGCTCCAGTCGTTCGTCTCGAAGCAGGCCCAAGAGCAGTACGTCGACCTCGGTGGCGTGCCGTTCCGACACGACACGTTTGAGGAAAAGATGGACGCCCAGCCGTGGTTCGAGGCCCTGTACGGTAGTCTCCAGAACGCGAAACCGCGGCCCCGGACGCCGCTGTGGAGCGAGATCGAGACCGCACAGGGGCAGCCGCTGAACGCCGCGCTCGTCGATAATATGTCCGTCGAAGAGGCAATGACCGAGGCCGAGTCACAGATCGAATCGATTCTCGATGAGAACGGCTACTGA
- a CDS encoding carbohydrate ABC transporter permease translates to MSHYSETVGGGRYERVLLWVEDHLRWILTLPALAVLAAFFIYPVGRALVLSLYQFDTGGRQFVALENYVAILTAGAFWQSLWITAKFMFFAVSLEVGLGIAIAFVLNSKVRFRGLIQTIGLVPLVISPTVVALLWQLLYQNGGVLDSLVAPLTSGPVPWLSDPSIALYALVLPDVWQMTPLVTLIVLAGLQSVPDHVQEAAMMDGAGRMRRLVDVTLPYIKELVVLVLILRVIGTMRVFAKVFVLTRGGPAKSTEVISMAMYREAFSYGNYGRASTMALLLLLIALAITYAFATVSEVEF, encoded by the coding sequence ATGTCACACTACTCCGAGACGGTCGGCGGCGGCCGCTACGAGCGTGTCCTGCTGTGGGTCGAGGATCACCTCCGGTGGATCTTGACGCTTCCAGCGCTTGCCGTTCTCGCGGCGTTTTTCATCTATCCGGTCGGTCGTGCGCTGGTGCTGTCACTGTACCAGTTCGACACGGGCGGGCGGCAGTTCGTTGCGCTCGAAAACTACGTAGCGATACTAACGGCGGGCGCATTCTGGCAGTCGCTGTGGATCACGGCGAAGTTCATGTTCTTCGCCGTCTCGCTTGAGGTCGGCCTTGGCATCGCCATCGCCTTCGTCCTCAACAGCAAGGTGCGGTTCCGGGGGCTGATCCAGACTATCGGCCTCGTTCCGCTCGTCATCTCGCCGACGGTCGTCGCGCTGCTGTGGCAGTTGCTGTACCAGAACGGCGGCGTCCTCGATTCGCTGGTCGCCCCGCTGACGAGCGGTCCGGTCCCGTGGCTCAGCGACCCCTCCATTGCGCTATACGCGCTCGTCCTCCCCGATGTCTGGCAGATGACACCGCTGGTGACGCTTATCGTCCTCGCTGGCCTGCAGTCGGTCCCTGACCACGTCCAGGAAGCGGCAATGATGGACGGTGCCGGGCGGATGCGGCGACTTGTCGACGTGACGCTGCCGTACATCAAGGAACTCGTCGTCCTGGTACTCATCCTCCGGGTCATCGGGACGATGCGTGTGTTTGCGAAGGTGTTCGTCCTCACCCGAGGTGGCCCGGCAAAATCAACGGAGGTCATCAGCATGGCCATGTACCGGGAGGCGTTCAGCTATGGGAACTACGGCCGGGCGTCGACGATGGCGCTGCTCCTGTTGCTCATCGCCCTGGCGATCACCTACGCCTTTGCGACGGTGTCGGAGGTGGAGTTCTGA
- a CDS encoding aldehyde dehydrogenase family protein yields MSTASDDSTETDSAIKQRHRDAAADAIPDNLSHYIGGEFVAGNSHKTIETRDPTTDAVLGEVPAGNAADIDDAVKAAQQAFDGGWKDASPGERQRVLSEMAHAVEENRKTLATLEVLDTGKTITEAMGDMGLVIDHLTYYAAAARNVNGETRQTNDLFDREKQVFTVKEPYGVVGAIVPWNFPLLIAIWKCGPALAAGNTVVLKPSEETPLSTLKLMELVDNTVPDGVINVVTGYGEDAGAPLSTHEDVPKISFTGSTEVGKEIIRNSAEDIKKTTLELGGKSPVIVYPDADLEEAVEAAMMAIFFNKGECCAAGSRLFVHEDIEEQFLETFTNAASGMTVGDPLLEETDMGPKVSDEQVQRTNEFVEAARESGATIRTGGSAPDDESLAGGAFYEPTVIDDIDHDHPSVQKEIFGPVMETFSWSDEDDVVELANDVDYGLAAGVISGDVTKALQTARRLEAGVVWVNHYNDVSAGQPFGGYKQSGTGRENAAEAIDEFTQTKAINVNLG; encoded by the coding sequence ATGAGTACAGCCAGTGATGATTCCACAGAGACGGATAGTGCAATCAAACAACGCCATCGGGACGCCGCTGCAGATGCGATACCGGACAACCTCTCCCACTACATCGGTGGCGAGTTCGTCGCTGGCAATAGCCACAAGACAATCGAGACCCGGGATCCGACGACAGATGCGGTACTCGGTGAAGTGCCCGCGGGCAACGCTGCCGACATCGACGACGCAGTCAAGGCTGCACAGCAGGCCTTCGACGGGGGGTGGAAGGACGCCTCACCGGGAGAGCGTCAGCGCGTCCTCTCAGAGATGGCCCACGCCGTCGAAGAGAACCGGAAGACTCTCGCCACGCTCGAAGTACTGGATACTGGCAAGACGATCACCGAAGCGATGGGCGACATGGGACTGGTCATCGACCACCTCACATACTACGCTGCCGCCGCCCGCAACGTCAACGGGGAAACTCGTCAGACGAACGACCTCTTCGACCGGGAGAAACAGGTCTTCACTGTCAAGGAACCCTACGGCGTCGTCGGCGCAATCGTACCGTGGAACTTCCCGCTGCTCATCGCCATCTGGAAGTGCGGTCCCGCTCTCGCCGCCGGCAACACGGTGGTTCTCAAACCCTCTGAAGAGACGCCGCTGTCCACTCTCAAACTGATGGAACTCGTCGACAACACCGTTCCAGACGGCGTCATCAACGTCGTCACCGGCTACGGTGAGGACGCCGGCGCCCCTCTCTCGACCCACGAGGACGTGCCCAAGATTTCCTTTACCGGTTCGACGGAAGTCGGCAAAGAAATTATCCGCAACTCCGCGGAGGACATCAAGAAGACGACGCTCGAACTCGGCGGAAAGAGTCCCGTCATCGTCTACCCTGACGCCGACCTCGAAGAGGCAGTCGAGGCGGCGATGATGGCCATCTTCTTCAATAAAGGCGAGTGCTGTGCCGCAGGCTCCCGATTGTTCGTTCACGAGGATATTGAAGAGCAGTTCCTCGAGACGTTCACCAATGCCGCGTCCGGCATGACCGTCGGTGACCCACTCCTCGAAGAGACGGACATGGGACCGAAAGTCTCCGACGAACAGGTCCAGCGAACGAACGAGTTCGTGGAGGCCGCCCGCGAGAGCGGTGCAACCATCCGAACCGGCGGCAGCGCACCCGACGACGAGTCGCTCGCCGGCGGTGCGTTCTACGAACCGACCGTTATCGACGATATCGACCACGACCATCCCTCGGTGCAGAAAGAAATCTTCGGTCCCGTCATGGAGACGTTCTCCTGGAGTGACGAGGACGACGTGGTCGAACTGGCCAACGACGTCGACTACGGCCTCGCCGCTGGCGTCATCTCCGGTGACGTGACTAAGGCCCTCCAAACAGCCCGGCGTCTCGAAGCCGGCGTCGTCTGGGTGAACCACTACAACGACGTGTCGGCGGGCCAGCCCTTCGGCGGCTACAAACAGTCCGGCACCGGCCGGGAGAACGCTGCTGAAGCTATCGACGAATTTACACAGACCAAAGCCATCAACGTTAATCTCGGATAG
- a CDS encoding aldehyde dehydrogenase family protein — translation MTSHSEIDTLRIKARHAELAESLLPSGPLKHFVDGEWITGRGDDTFQSIDPTTGESLVGVYEGTKEEVNRAVDAAWEAYEQRWSETTPAERQQLLLTMADRLEARAEDFALIEVLDNGKPITEAREDIELAVDHFRYFAGAARNIEGKTVPHKELHIQTRREPYGVVGQVVPWNFPLLLATWKLAPALAAGNTVVLKPAEQTPISLLTYMREIADVLPDGVVNVVTGFGPETGAPLVSHERVPKVAFTGSTEVGQGVMKAAANTISDITLELGGKSPLIVAPDADPAEAADIAVDAMFFNGGECCSAGTRLFIHESIADEFVDAFLDAVGKLQMGDPLEESTDIGPQVSRAEVEKTLHYIGLARDSDASILRGGGTVEEGILAEGCFVEPTVIADVGADSTVATQEIFGPVEIMLEWDGYDEMVARANNVDYGLAAGVVTDDLSFAHRIAEDIMAGNIWVNTFNRLPAGQPFGGYKQSGIGREGAMETLREYTQTKSITMNLGDGQ, via the coding sequence ATGACATCTCATTCAGAGATCGACACACTGCGAATCAAGGCCCGGCACGCGGAGCTTGCTGAATCGCTACTCCCGTCGGGACCACTCAAACACTTCGTCGATGGCGAGTGGATTACTGGACGTGGCGACGACACGTTTCAGTCCATAGATCCGACGACGGGTGAGTCGCTGGTGGGCGTCTACGAGGGGACCAAAGAGGAAGTCAACAGAGCGGTCGATGCCGCCTGGGAAGCATACGAGCAACGCTGGTCAGAGACCACGCCGGCGGAGAGACAGCAGTTGCTCCTGACAATGGCCGACCGGCTCGAAGCACGCGCCGAGGACTTCGCGCTTATCGAGGTACTCGACAACGGGAAACCAATTACTGAGGCTCGCGAGGACATCGAACTCGCCGTCGACCACTTCCGATACTTCGCCGGTGCCGCTCGAAATATCGAAGGAAAAACCGTCCCACACAAGGAGTTACACATCCAGACCCGACGAGAACCCTACGGCGTCGTCGGACAGGTCGTCCCCTGGAACTTCCCGCTGTTGCTTGCCACCTGGAAACTCGCGCCGGCACTCGCCGCCGGCAACACGGTCGTCCTCAAACCAGCCGAGCAGACACCGATTTCACTGCTTACGTACATGCGCGAGATTGCGGACGTGTTACCAGACGGCGTCGTCAATGTCGTCACCGGATTCGGTCCCGAGACAGGTGCGCCGCTGGTCTCTCATGAGCGCGTTCCAAAGGTGGCTTTCACCGGCTCGACGGAAGTGGGACAGGGCGTGATGAAAGCCGCCGCGAACACGATTAGTGACATCACGCTCGAACTCGGCGGGAAGAGTCCACTCATCGTTGCGCCGGACGCAGACCCGGCAGAGGCAGCGGACATCGCTGTTGACGCGATGTTTTTCAACGGCGGCGAGTGCTGTAGTGCCGGGACACGACTGTTCATCCACGAGAGCATCGCAGACGAGTTCGTCGACGCGTTTCTCGACGCCGTTGGCAAACTCCAAATGGGCGACCCGCTTGAGGAATCCACCGACATCGGCCCACAGGTCAGCCGTGCAGAAGTCGAAAAGACGCTGCACTACATCGGCCTCGCCAGGGACTCAGACGCAAGCATCCTCCGGGGCGGTGGCACTGTTGAGGAGGGAATCCTCGCTGAGGGCTGTTTCGTCGAACCGACTGTCATCGCGGACGTCGGCGCCGACAGCACCGTCGCGACACAGGAGATTTTCGGACCCGTCGAGATCATGCTTGAGTGGGACGGTTACGACGAGATGGTCGCACGCGCGAACAACGTGGACTACGGCCTTGCTGCCGGTGTGGTGACCGACGACCTCTCCTTCGCCCACCGCATCGCCGAGGACATTATGGCCGGCAACATTTGGGTCAACACGTTCAACCGTCTGCCGGCAGGCCAGCCCTTCGGCGGCTACAAGCAATCCGGAATCGGTCGAGAAGGAGCGATGGAGACGCTTCGGGAGTATACCCAGACGAAATCCATAACGATGAACCTGGGCGATGGTCAGTAG
- a CDS encoding ABC transporter ATP-binding protein: MVRVRYDDVTKRYGNEIGAKNIDITVEDGEFAVLLGPSGCGKTTTLRCLAGLTDPTEGEIRIDGTDITDRHPKNRDIAMVFQELALYPHMGVAANIGYPLKVEGIDRATRRERVEDVAETLDIGELLDRETDELSGGQRQRVAIGRAIIRRPSVFLMDEPLASLDAKLKVEMRNEIKKLQRELGITTLYVTHDQEEAMTLGDKLIVMNDGTVQQVGTPAEVYHDPANQFVAGFIGSPSMNFLRVRREAAGSQRVVAANDATFSFSVERLPTAVDDTDPFVLGVRPQYFSVHQSPIDGAAKAEVTVTEPMGDEQLLTVQFDGDDREIAVRAPFDVSVTRGDTIWLGVSGERAYVFDVETGARIRQTELSTDTAVPTGSQP, translated from the coding sequence ATGGTACGCGTACGCTACGACGACGTGACGAAACGGTACGGAAACGAGATTGGTGCAAAAAACATCGATATCACCGTCGAGGACGGCGAGTTCGCTGTGTTGCTCGGCCCGAGCGGCTGTGGGAAGACGACGACGCTGCGCTGTCTCGCGGGGCTTACCGACCCCACAGAGGGCGAAATCCGCATTGACGGGACAGACATCACTGACAGGCATCCGAAAAACCGCGACATCGCGATGGTGTTCCAAGAACTCGCCCTGTACCCGCACATGGGCGTCGCGGCGAACATCGGCTATCCGCTCAAAGTGGAGGGCATTGACAGGGCGACGCGGCGGGAGCGCGTCGAAGACGTCGCAGAGACGCTGGACATCGGCGAACTGCTTGACCGCGAGACAGACGAACTCAGCGGCGGTCAACGCCAGCGGGTCGCAATCGGCCGGGCGATCATCCGTCGTCCGAGCGTGTTCCTGATGGACGAACCGCTGGCGAGCCTCGACGCGAAGCTGAAAGTCGAGATGCGAAACGAAATCAAAAAGCTTCAGCGAGAGCTGGGCATTACGACCCTGTACGTCACCCACGATCAAGAGGAGGCGATGACGCTTGGCGACAAGCTCATCGTGATGAACGATGGGACCGTCCAACAGGTCGGGACGCCGGCCGAGGTGTACCACGACCCCGCGAACCAGTTTGTCGCCGGCTTCATCGGCAGCCCGAGCATGAATTTCCTGCGGGTCCGCCGTGAGGCGGCCGGCTCACAGCGAGTCGTGGCTGCCAACGACGCTACGTTTTCTTTCAGCGTCGAAAGACTACCCACCGCTGTTGACGACACCGACCCATTTGTCCTCGGCGTCCGGCCCCAGTACTTCTCGGTTCACCAGTCACCAATCGACGGCGCAGCCAAAGCCGAGGTCACAGTAACGGAACCGATGGGCGACGAGCAACTGCTCACGGTCCAGTTCGACGGCGACGACAGGGAGATTGCAGTTCGAGCGCCGTTTGACGTGAGCGTTACACGGGGTGACACCATCTGGCTGGGCGTTTCCGGCGAACGTGCCTACGTGTTCGACGTCGAAACGGGAGCGCGGATTCGACAGACCGAGCTATCTACAGATACCGCCGTTCCCACCGGTAGCCAGCCGTAA
- a CDS encoding inositol monophosphatase family protein, with the protein MRDATYPQLWAAVRAARKAGRTLESVKPAADQFQVKHNGDIVTEADRTVEETILAELSGQFPVHTVVSEESAPEFTTKPRWIIDPIDGTTNFLNGIPHYSISIAFEGAGEPDVGIVYHVPSETMYTAIEGGGAYANGQPLSLSATTELSEALIVTGFDTASMQAQEYDHFRTILNVTQGVRRFGSAAGELAMVAAGQFDAFFERQLSVWDTAAGVKIVEEAGGEVTRIKALDGKNSEMVLASNEAIHQDLVALVSAGTVPKMDGQ; encoded by the coding sequence ATGCGAGATGCAACATACCCGCAACTGTGGGCCGCTGTCCGGGCCGCGCGGAAAGCTGGCCGGACGCTTGAGTCCGTCAAACCGGCCGCCGATCAGTTTCAAGTGAAACACAACGGCGATATAGTCACTGAGGCAGACCGTACGGTCGAAGAGACCATACTAGCGGAGCTGAGTGGGCAGTTTCCCGTCCATACTGTCGTTTCCGAAGAGAGTGCGCCGGAGTTCACGACAAAACCGCGCTGGATCATCGACCCGATTGATGGCACGACGAACTTCCTCAATGGCATCCCCCACTATTCCATCTCTATTGCCTTCGAGGGCGCAGGCGAACCAGATGTTGGAATTGTCTATCATGTCCCCTCAGAGACGATGTACACTGCCATCGAGGGGGGCGGTGCATACGCCAACGGCCAGCCGCTGTCACTGTCGGCAACGACTGAATTGTCCGAGGCGCTTATCGTGACAGGGTTTGACACAGCGTCGATGCAGGCACAGGAATACGACCACTTCCGCACCATCCTCAATGTGACACAGGGCGTCAGGCGGTTCGGCTCGGCGGCTGGCGAACTAGCGATGGTCGCCGCCGGGCAGTTCGATGCGTTCTTCGAGCGGCAACTCTCCGTCTGGGACACTGCGGCAGGTGTCAAAATCGTTGAGGAGGCCGGCGGCGAGGTGACCCGAATCAAAGCTCTTGACGGAAAGAACAGCGAGATGGTGCTGGCCTCAAACGAGGCCATCCATCAGGATCTCGTCGCGCTGGTGTCGGCCGGGACTGTCCCCAAGATGGACGGCCAGTAG